In a genomic window of Verrucomicrobiia bacterium:
- a CDS encoding CopG family antitoxin, translating into MDVVTVWEEIPQFACEHDEAKFWVSHRIDAKLMDESIINADQTESTSITLRIDPRMLARIKRLARSRYLNYQSMIKQWISERMETELRERGNTR; encoded by the coding sequence ATGGATGTCGTAACCGTGTGGGAGGAAATACCGCAGTTCGCGTGCGAGCATGACGAGGCGAAGTTCTGGGTGTCGCATCGAATCGACGCGAAGCTGATGGACGAATCGATCATCAACGCCGACCAGACGGAGTCGACGTCGATCACGTTGCGGATCGATCCGCGGATGCTGGCGCGGATCAAACGACTGGCGCGGTCGCGGTATTTAAACTACCAATCAATGATCAAGCAGTGGATTAGTGAACGCATGGAAACCGAACTCCGTGAGCGAGGAAATACTCGATGA
- a CDS encoding prepilin-type N-terminal cleavage/methylation domain-containing protein, translating to MKRQNAFTLIEMIAVLVIIGIVIAIGIPAMSGLTRSAGVQGGTRQVSNTAQLARQFAITHRTQTELRMSRGAVAVFANNIQVDKWNNLPAGVLIDPNSAGSIVFKPNGSLVSPVDQIIIVREGVTNTAVSIVGTNSNISTVMVSSVLGRVAIQ from the coding sequence ATGAAGAGACAAAACGCATTTACTTTGATCGAGATGATCGCGGTGCTCGTGATCATCGGCATCGTTATCGCCATTGGAATTCCCGCAATGTCGGGCCTCACCCGTTCGGCGGGCGTGCAGGGAGGCACACGCCAGGTTTCGAATACGGCCCAGCTGGCACGTCAATTCGCCATCACTCACCGCACACAAACAGAGCTGCGGATGTCGCGGGGTGCGGTCGCCGTTTTTGCCAACAACATCCAAGTGGACAAGTGGAACAATCTGCCTGCGGGCGTCCTCATCGATCCTAACTCCGCGGGCAGTATCGTTTTTAAGCCAAATGGCAGCCTCGTTTCCCCGGTCGATCAAATCATCATTGTCCGTGAAGGCGTCACGAATACCGCGGTTTCAATTGTCGGTACCAACAGCAATATTTCGACGGTAATGGTTAGTTCCGTCCTTGGTCGAGTGGCAATCCAATGA
- a CDS encoding prepilin-type N-terminal cleavage/methylation domain-containing protein, with protein sequence MKNTSRFNRGFTLIELLTVIAIIGILAALLFPAISAAMKKAKITKAQTEVHAIETGWKAYLNEYSQWPVDPATTMCLGQPAAETTVTGIRTTPDVTALLLGSRTAILNYVPSQHNPKGIQFLNLKMDSNGALVDPWNNQYAFLFDVDYDNQVTTNATPGIPTVPRTVIVWSYGPDGISGTADDIKSW encoded by the coding sequence ATGAAAAACACTTCACGATTCAACCGCGGCTTCACGCTAATCGAACTTCTGACCGTCATTGCCATCATCGGCATTCTTGCCGCCCTGCTCTTCCCCGCGATTAGCGCTGCCATGAAGAAGGCCAAGATCACCAAGGCTCAAACTGAGGTTCACGCCATCGAAACCGGCTGGAAGGCCTATTTGAACGAATACAGCCAATGGCCGGTGGATCCTGCCACGACCATGTGCCTTGGACAGCCCGCAGCGGAGACGACGGTTACGGGGATCCGGACAACTCCGGATGTGACCGCGCTGCTTTTGGGCAGCAGAACAGCGATTCTTAATTATGTTCCATCCCAGCACAATCCCAAGGGAATCCAGTTCCTCAATCTGAAAATGGATTCCAACGGTGCTCTTGTTGATCCGTGGAACAACCAATACGCTTTCCTGTTCGATGTCGATTATGACAATCAAGTGACCACGAACGCCACTCCCGGCATTCCGACCGTGCCGCGAACTGTCATTGTGTGGTCGTACGGTCCTGACGGCATAAGTGGAACTGCTGACGACATCAAGAGTTGGTAA
- a CDS encoding type II secretion system protein GspG, whose translation MKLSANRSGFTLVELLTVITIIGILAALIVGASKYALQKSRRSSAVARIATLEAKLEDYKADIGIYPQQPAIPGPGSTMVLYNALAGVGGGKKYFTAFTPYEISKSEVIDPFGNEYRYQSPGTINKTTYDLWSTGPDGKNDNGTNDDITNWQSN comes from the coding sequence ATGAAGCTCTCTGCAAATCGTTCCGGCTTTACCCTCGTCGAATTGCTAACTGTGATCACCATTATCGGAATCCTCGCGGCGCTCATCGTCGGGGCCTCCAAGTACGCTCTTCAGAAATCGAGAAGGTCGAGTGCTGTGGCTCGGATCGCAACGCTCGAGGCCAAACTGGAAGACTACAAGGCCGATATTGGGATCTATCCACAGCAGCCGGCCATCCCCGGGCCGGGTAGCACGATGGTGTTGTACAACGCACTTGCGGGCGTCGGCGGAGGAAAGAAGTATTTTACCGCTTTCACTCCGTACGAGATCTCGAAATCAGAAGTCATCGATCCTTTCGGCAATGAGTACCGATATCAATCCCCTGGCACGATCAATAAAACCACGTACGACCTTTGGAGCACCGGACCCGACGGCAAGAACGATAATGGCACCAATGACGACATCACCAACTGGCAGTCGAATTAG